The DNA window caacatgcatgttaaattgggggtcacgactctaaaaggttgagaactactgctctaaacgACAGGCGCTTCtgagaaaatattttgtcgtttttacccgcaagcgtcctcatgtaaacggggcctaagacTGACCCCCTCACTCTCGAAGGAGTATGTTGATATGATACATCTAAAAATGGTGagttaccaaaaaacaaacaaacactcaaGCATTGTCTCCCCTTTCTCCATAAAGGTCCATGACTTCCTGCACTGGAACTAAACATACATAATTGTGTGCTGCAGAATCAATATAGATTTCAGTATCCAGTAAACTTAATGCCTGGGGCTACTGGACTGGACATTACACCTTTTTAAAACGTCCTTTTCAatcttaaaatgtctttttttcttcttcgttttttaatttttatgcttttttttcttttcttatttgaatatttttcattgttgtttttgtcagctCCGACAGCGTAGTGAGTCAgaattaaatgttcaaaaaaatgttgGACATGGTGAGATGTTTAGATGGAAAGATTTTCTAACACAGATGATAATACAACAGATATACagattaaatgttgtatttaaatAAGTGTCACTAGCAATATATTCTGATTTATAGCATACTAATAAAGAGAATGTCATTTAtcatcaaaatgttttattttattttgcaataataaaaagtaaaaaaaactaaaaacgaATGGATATTCCCTCTGAGCAATGcatgctgcactgcaaaaaagccaacttgtattttttggcctaaaacagtgatttaagttgataaaacttggaaatataaattactgatatttagggcaataatgtaagttagcatttATTTCTTGCAGCCAAAGTTTTGGCACAATGTAACATGAAGGAGTTTAGTCTTACCTTCCTGTCAGAGTCTGTGTAGCTGGCTGTAGAGCTGACAGAAGGAGACCGCAGGAAAAGATCTCTTCTTGACCTCATCTGCTCTTCGCCATCAttactgctcctcctcctctccttctgctcctcttctacATCCACCACCTCTACTCCAGTCTCTGATTCTGCCTCAGCCTCTTCTttgcctctctcctcctcatctcctcctctctcctcttccttgtTCTCTCCATCACAGACGCCATCATTAATCCCTCCAACTGCTTCTTCCTGGTTGGCAACATCACATGATGCAAAGCCATTTGCAGCCCATTGGTCCTCCCCTGCCTCGCTGTCTGAGTACACAAGAGCCAGCTCAGCCTGGAGGCAGTCGCTAAGGTGACCGTCGCTAAGGTCATCTCGGTTGCCGGGGTCATGACCCCAGGCCTCGTACAGCATGGTCTCTGTAGGCTGCTCTGCAGGATCTGGTATCAGGACCTCTAATGATGGAGGACACAATGGACTGTCAGTAATAAAGAAGAGCTCTGACAGAACATCATCTTTCATCTCTCCCACTGTCTCCTCTTTTGTGTCTCCTGTTCTTCCATCttccctctctgtttctccacctcctccttcctctccttctgttgttgttgctcctcttcctccatcttctcctctctctgtgtcttgtCCTCCATCACTTTCCCCTCCTTCGTCCCCTCCCTTCTGCTTTCCTATCTCAAAAACAAGATAGTCACACTCATCCGCAtcccttttttcattttcttgctctgcagcctcctcttcctcctgctcgtCCACGATTGGCTGTTGCCCCCTGTGGACTTCTGGGTAATGGAGTTCCTCTACTTTTTGGCTGCACCAGCCAACCAAGTTTTCTCTCTCCATGTCTGTTAGCGGTGGTGATGAGCTGATCTCCATGGCAACTGAATCTGTTGGGTGTATAGGGGTGGGAGAGTCGTTGACAGGGTTATTGTTGCCAGAGCTACTGTCGTCGTGGTTACCGTCTGTTAGCTCAGCTGCTGTCCTCCTTAGCCCAGCTGTTGCCCTCTGTGGACACAAACTCTTAATTATAACTTGTTCACATACTTAATACCAATACATTCTAATCATATTGTGTggttgctgatacttttgtacttttacttaagtaagttttgaatgcaagacttttacttgtagtgcagCAATTTTTCAATGTtgtatacttttacttaagtaagggatcagaatacttcttccaccactactTAAACTTCACTACGTTGCAAGTAGTAAAGTTTAATTGCACTTATAGACTATATTGTAACGTTAGTTGTCaagtcagatgtgtgtgtgtgtgtgtgtgtgtgtgtgtgtgtgtatgtctgcatGTGTCGGCAAGACTATCAACATGTCTTCGATTTGTGACAGGAGCTGATGTTGGCTGTGTGAACAAAGTTAGCATAGAGTGCATGTCCGTGCCCCGCAGACAGCTAACGTGCAGCTCTAccattaaatacaattttactcattttaaattgtaaaaaagatataaaatcaATAACTAGTGATGTGCAGATCGATACTGAAATATCGATACTTCCGATACCAAATCTGTGTGCTCTAAAATCGATTCTCTAAtaaaaaatatcgatacttttgatacttcagtcATTTGTGGTAATGTATATCATTAACAGGAATacagtggaaagtaactaaactatTCAGATCTTGTCTAAATGACAAGCTGCTGGTAGGAACTACTTCTTCTTCCGCCTGGGTAAGAGACTAATACGTAAGCGCAGTGGCATGCTGCTGCTCACTCGTCTctcactcagtgtgtgtgtgtgtgtaattcagTGGCGGAGCGGAAAAGAAGCTATATTGTGAGTGAGGTTGCTACCTCAGTAAACTGCTGCACagcaagaaagccaacttgtattttttggcctgaaacagtgatttaagttggtaaaacttggaaatataaatgattgacatttagggcaataatgtaagttagcacaacaaaggaagccagttgtctgctcaaaaacaagttggtgagttgttgttacttatatctttaagttggtgttcacaacaagggacaatagttctgataactcttatttctttgttgtgaaatgtggtcattagcgaaaggtagtggctaactgatgctagcggcttactgatgctagcggctaactgatgctagcggctaactgatgctagcggcgctgcttgttacagctacaagagaagccattagcgtatcaatgctaactcaaaattgtggtcacaacattagctaacattcatagcggcgttacaatcgtgccagagaaattcagagttgagcaaactcaaaaacaaaacttaaaatatttagtttaattgtccaacttaaaattttatcgaagtttattgccttgaaattttgagttcacccaacttttctttttttgcagtgtgagtttaaaataaatagctacagTGACTCTGATATCTTGTATTCTTAATTTCTCATTTGAAATACACTTCTTTTTTAGATTTACCAGGCACATTAGGTGTATCGGTATCGGATCTGTATCGCCGATACCAGCCTGAATTTTAGTCAGTATTGAATCGGAAAGGAAATCGGTGGTATCGAACATCACTATCAATAACTAATGGCCGGTGTTGATGTTGTGACATGCTGcaagaaataaattaattaatgggaaacactGCACGGTGTACATAGTGCTTGTAAATTGTATGACACATACTACATACTGCACACCTGCATGCACAGTAGTAGGCTTTCACAGTCTGTAAATGCTCCATTGGTTTAAACACAAGCATTCATTACCATGGTGGCAATGCGTTGGCTGTGAGTGGGTTAGCAGATTATTATGGTCTGTCATTCCAGGCATGTGCTGGCGACCGACGAGAGGTGTTGCTATGGTAACACTTAGTATAGCTGCAGAGGCAGGCAAGCTGctacagttttttttcagttaagtCACAGCTATGGCTCAGCTGGTTGAGCAGCCGCCCACTGATGggaaggtcggtggtttgaTCCGTAACTCCTTGAGTCTTCATATCACAGAAGCCTTACAAAGCTACACAAATGCAAGTTTCATCACATGATCCAGCATCAATTCTCCTTCCTAAACAGAATGACAGTTTCAGTGATGTGATGAGCTATtttagtgtggctccgtctagttttacttaaccctataaagccaagtgtatcatattagatacagtaatttttgagacctctacatcatcaaaaacctgatgtatacatgtgttgaagataaacaaactattgcacaaaaataccagatgatatgcaggttccacgaatgaATCAGctattgctgcattaaaaaacttcatatcagcagatgtatgatgttgtgttatatggaaaaaatatgtattttgcatgattGAGGagaaaggaaaagtcaaagtcttaataggttaaatatgttagggtttatatgtttttgttagttcgagaaaaacaaactgtgagcaacaaattgcacaaaaagacctgatgtatcaaatatgatacaaattagaattcatatatgcaatttatttatttcttaaaattcgtcagcaggttaataagcactcagtttttacaaaaattgaattttctggcaattatttcatggttcaggctttatagggttaaaacgcacacttcaattatagagcgtgaggatgtagtaAATCCcccagtttctttcttatggtttattgaaaacctttcgtttgagcattacaaacaataaactgcagcaatccaaaataataataattatgagcaaAAACTAGTgggctctcctcgtctccataatcctaattaaagcaaagtaagcaattatgacgttacacacatctcagccaataagaagagtgcaattcctacgaaccaataggcattcctacaacctcaataaagaactataaacttatgaaatacaaatctgaattatttatcagcttctctacaatgtacaaaatggctctaacaagCTGTATAGATGGAAATATCAACACATCTATTCCTGCTTGCTAAAACAAGACCTGGAATGACTACAGAACACAGCCCAGTCTCAAAAGGCTGGATATGACCATTTATTAACAGATAAGTAATGCCTTTGCATCAGTGACACACATTCATACCAATGAGCAATGAAACTCTAGCCTTGTTTAAGTGCAGTCTGGCCAGAATCAATAGACAGTTTCTTTGGAAAAGCTTCATTTTAAGCacagccacactgcaaaaaaaagccaacttgtattttttggccttaaacagtgatttaagttggtaaaacttggaaatataaattattgacatttagggcaataatgtaagttagcacaacaaaggaagccagttgtctgctcaaaaacaagttggtgagttgttgttacttatatctttaagttggggttcacaacaagggacaatagttctgataactcttatttctttgttgtgaaatgcgggaaagtggtgaaattctgttattagcgaaatctagcggctaactgatgctagcggctaactgatgctagtggcgctgcttgttacagctacaagagtagccattagcgtatcaatgctaactcaaaattgtggtcgcaacattagctgacatttcatagcggcgttacaatcgtgccaattcagcacattgcagaagttagcagaagtaaggattaaaagttattacaatgtaaaattataggttagtacaacttacagttgagttgacaaaaatctgaattcagagttgagcaaactcaaaaacaaaacttaaaatttttagtttaattgcccaacttaaaattttatcgaagtttgttgccttgaaattttgagttcacccaacttttctttttttgcagtgcagtcgtCTTCATCAGTCAAACGTCAGTGTGCACACCCCCTACATCTGATTGGTTGAAAGCTGGGTGTTTAAATTCTAAAATGTAGGGAAAACAAAGCTCAACAAAGAAATCTGTTCTGAAACTTTGTCAAGCTTTTTAAGCTAAATGACCCACCAAACACCATGCAGAAGTAGTATCATGATGTGcaattcccaaaaagtttcAACAACTAAATGGGTCATTTCTGCTTTAGTTCTAAAAATAATCACATGATGCCTATCACCAGGATGCCATACTGTACATACTTATAAAGCCTATATACAGTTTGTCAGTGCCTATGAAAATCTGGTGaatttaattatcattttgaTATCTGATATACAAATCACATAAATGATTTGTTTAGTTTCTGTGCCTCAGATAGGAGAGCGATAGAGTggtctacatgtcgaagtatccttgggcaagatactgaaatTCCCAACAGAAtaatttgtcaataccacccagaATTAACTATATGAGCAATTGTCAAAACGACAGATGGCACAGAGCTGAgcggagcattctaaaaatagcacacgtcattatacaaaCACGTACGGTtggcggttgtaaaaaaagctgcCGTTTCTTTGAATTTAGGcttcaaaaacactgacctagatttagggcaaaaaacatcCTGGTAAGACGTtagaaaagacagtttaaacagtaaatattgtTCTAGCCAATGTGATGATCAAGGCGGAAAATATGTGACGTATGTTATTTGTGAAACAAACATTCAGGTAATGAGAAATTAAGTctggggtgtcaaactcaaatacacaatgggccaaaatgtaaaacttgaataaaatcgcgggccaacattgaacaaataaaccttttaatatataccaaacatgttttgctttaacattaaatatggaaccagcaacgcttataaacatacaatatcaaataaaaaacacatcaatgtcattaatttattaaataaaaattaaataaaattcgtatgcctcttttctatttgcatccttctgatttaaatatcaaaataaactgtttcaacaggttaataaattctgcctttcttttctccattttcgggaaggggtagctgggagacagctctagcttgaggttgctatgacgactgtcacagaggagcgtttctgggtcctgtcctgattgacgcgccaaaacaacagcagggcattgtgggatttgtagtattatcggtaaatgtgccgtataataccggcgggtcagcttttatagtacaataataatataataatttggtattgcctcgcgggccaaataaaattacactgcgggccaaatttggcccgcgggccagagtttgacacccctgaatTTAGTGGACCGTATCATCGTAATTGAgtcatgttcagcaaaatgcagaagaacTTTGCTTGAGTACGTAGAATCTCTATAGGGAGAAACAGCACAACGTGCAATTACTCCACCATAATTGTTTGAATGCACTCTCCGCTGCCGTCACTTATTGTTTACATACTGTAATCGCTTATTGTTtacatactgctgcagcttaTTGTACACATATTGCCACAGCTAATTTTTAACAGAGCAGCAACACTGTTACACGCTATTAAAATTTGAGATTGTAATGTGCATGGAGGCCAATACTACACCATTGCataatcagtatgaatgtcctaGGGCCAAATGCCGGCAGAGCCTGTTACAGCACTTTTGCTGCACTTTTGTGGAAATACAGTATGAAAAGGCTGAAAGAGTGTTGAGAAGTCAAAGTAAAATGAgatataaatttaaatatactGTTGCAAACATGGCTGGGGAGCAGACATTGTTAACGTAACGCATTCATAGAGGATTTATAAATAAGTTTTAATGCTTCTGTGGTGATTCAATCTATCTATTCCAACTATAGCCTTCAATTCCTCAGAGAAGTCACAGCATATGGGGGACGGATTGGAGAGTTATTGATTGTGCAGCAGCTCTAATCCATGCTTCCGATCACTGGCTGTCTGGATTCAAACCAGTGACCTTTTGGATTATTGGCTGACCTATCTCACTCTatatatcaaaattaaaaattgcaaaCCTGTTTGTCCCTAACAACATCTGAAGTCAGTCTCATCAGCACCATTTATTCAgacagctgtgtttgtgtgtgtgtgtgtgtgtgtgtgtgtgtgtgtgtgggaggattACAGAGCAGCTTTAGACCTCATGTGTCGAAGATGAGGAATAAGAGAAGGTATGTTGCCACATTGCCTCAGCAAGCATTCAACAATTCACTAATCTATCCTATTCTATTCTTTTTCTATACATTTTAatgataatattatattttgctACAATAATCTGTTCAGTCAGAAGAGTGCCGCCCCAGTGTGTTACATAACAGCATCCTAAAATCGGGCAAAGCACCAAAATCGTGACAGATAAGCGCACATACACAAGCCAAGAAAACCGGGCTTTGATGGTAGCTGAAGCTAAGCCAAAGCCTCGCGCATACACCTCGCGCATAGGATACGCACTGACCGCCAAAAAAAAACGTCACCAAATCCACACCCGGGAGAAGAAGTGCTGCTGTTTATTATAACGTGtgtcgtttgtttgtttgtttgtttatttacctACCAACAGCTTCCAGCACAGCAACCAAAACGAGATCATCTCCAGGCGGCCGCGGCGCGCgcattcctctcctcctctccccaaCGGCAGCGCGAGCAGCCAGTCGGCCACCCGCTGGCGCGAGGAGGGACGCATGCAAGCTGACGGATGcggcgcgtgtgtgtgtgtgtgtgtgtgtgtgtgatggagaaaggcacagagtgaggaggagagaggagcagaaagagagagagagagagagggagtaaaTATCGACCTGGGCGATTACGTTCCGGTGAATTAGAGCAGAAGAGATAAATCTGTATTGGCAGACTATtgtacatctctctctctctctctctctcgcgcgcgctctctctccccctctctctttcatccGCGCGTGCTGCATTACCGTTCCCGCCCTCCACTCTGTAAAAGGAGGTAACGTTCACTGGATTAACAGTTTGACCGGATGTGTTATGGTGTTATGCATATTTTGAGTTCATGAAGGCAATACCTTCTTTAAttaccctttgatgcacaacatgggtctaaagtgacccgactaagtttttatattctatctatttatattctatatctttgctataaattaatttcatcattcagtattgcacgatgattgatcatcatacatcctaattttttgttttgaataaaacccccattttatcactacgcttatAATGCTGTCATCACttattgctgcagtttattgtacATACAGTTTATTGCACACATACTGTCATCGCTTATTGTTTACATActgctgcaactttttttatcactacgcttcta is part of the Centropristis striata isolate RG_2023a ecotype Rhode Island chromosome 11, C.striata_1.0, whole genome shotgun sequence genome and encodes:
- the LOC131979885 gene encoding uncharacterized protein LOC131979885 isoform X1 gives rise to the protein MRPSSRQRVADWLLALPLGRGGEECARRGRLEMISFWLLCWKLLRATAGLRRTAAELTDGNHDDSSSGNNNPVNDSPTPIHPTDSVAMEISSSPPLTDMERENLVGWCSQKVEELHYPEVHRGQQPIVDEQEEEEAAEQENEKRDADECDYLVFEIGKQKGGDEGGESDGGQDTERGEDGGRGATTTEGEEGGGGETEREDGRTGDTKEETVGEMKDDVLSELFFITDSPLCPPSLEVLIPDPAEQPTETMLYEAWGHDPGNRDDLSDGHLSDCLQAELALVYSDSEAGEDQWAANGFASCDVANQEEAVGGINDGVCDGENKEEERGGDEEERGKEEAEAESETGVEVVDVEEEQKERRRSSNDGEEQMRSRRDLFLRSPSVSSTASYTDSDRKVPVDFCVQQEAHSENVSTEHVDFLLARKQWRKMEEEVKGQPIPKPGLRAQGSFQGTHTSLYPPTRSPRLKHREIHPAVPREPVLSSTLSPSSEDSGLDDLSYRSTLEEPESAVEREIRLTIEREERHRRERGEITQGLAIPRPSTLQTGRSPPRPPACRTPTLSISPSPSCSSSLPRSVYHEMTANNVIILEPDCSGSASRNRLLSSAIGGLSDWPTSQDASANVIVVETSNLIIRSASEFCLSSAPVSMETQESTFSSNPFFKLRSLSSQSLVEQEIRMVRQREEEWRKQREEMWRRRREEEWRRGRERYGTVLVSPGLNDNISYNVPEVPDRSVSSPSSPSRTRKMERSSMSCDHKFPLSLSSVPRRQNAMAQRWEASLLANQKKE
- the LOC131979885 gene encoding uncharacterized protein LOC131979885 isoform X2; translated protein: MRPSSRQRVADWLLALPLGRGGEECARRGRLEMISFWLLCWKLLRATAGLRRTAAELTDGNHDDSSSGNNNPVNDSPTPIHPTDSVAMEISSSPPLTDMERENLVGWCSQKVEELHYPEVHRGQQPIVDEQEEEEAAEQENEKRDADECDYLVFEIGKQKGGDEGGESDGGQDTERGEDGGRGATTTEGEEGGGGETEREDGRTGDTKEETVGEMKDDVLSELFFITDSPLCPPSLEVLIPDPAEQPTETMLYEAWGHDPGNRDDLSDGHLSDCLQAELALVYSDSEAGEDQWAANGFASCDVANQEEAVGGINDGVCDGENKEEERGGDEEERGKEEAEAESETGVEVVDVEEEQKERRRSSNDGEEQMRSRRDLFLRSPSVSSTASYTDSDRKVPVDFCVQQEAHSENVSTEHVDFLLARKQWRKMEEEVKGQPIPKPGLRAQGSFQGTHTSLYPPTRSPRLKHREIHPAVPREPVLSSTLSPSSEDSGLDDLSYRSTLEEPESAVEREIRLTIEREERHRRERGEITQGLAIPRPSTLQTGRSPPRPPACRTPTLSISPSPSCSSSLPRSVYHEMTANNVIILEPDCSGSASRNRLLSSAIGGLSDWPTSQDASANVIVVETSNLIIRSASEFCLSSAPVSMETQESTFSSNPFFKLRSLSSQSLVEQEIRMVRQREEEWRKQREEMWRRRREEEWRRGRERYGTVLVSPGLNDNISYNVPEVPDRSVSSPSSPSRTRKMERSSMSCDHKLD